In the Bos javanicus breed banteng chromosome 28, ARS-OSU_banteng_1.0, whole genome shotgun sequence genome, one interval contains:
- the WASHC2A gene encoding WASH complex subunit 2A isoform X6 has product MMNRTTPDQERAPASEPVWERPWSVEEIRRSSQSWSLAADAGLLQFLQEFSQQTISRTHEIKKQVDGLIRETKATDCRLHNVFNEFLMLSNTQFIENRVYDEEVEEPVLKTEAEKPEQEKTREQKEVDLIPKVQEAVNYGLQVLDSAFEQLDIKAGNSDSEEDDANERLELILEPKDLYIDRPLPYLIGSKLFMEQEDVGLGELSSEGSVGSDRGSIADSEEENEEEESDEDFANHSDNDQNRHIATMSDEEEDDDGCDIFADSEKEEEDVEDMEENSRPKRSRPTSFADELAARIKGDASSRMEGERTALSPGEAKPQKTLKEKKERKTPSDDEEDNLFAPPKLTDEDFSPFGSRGGLFSGGKGLFDDEDEESDLFAEAPQDRGARTPVNEASSSSKPGKKIPAGAVSVFLGDTDVFGATSAPAPREPQKHERPPPGKSAYVPASAGLFDDDDDDDDFFSASRSKPPKTDKVESTAGIFDDEEGDLFKERTVALPEATVNQTDENKARAETKVMLPSSKNLKLSSETKTHKGLFSDEEDSEDLFSSQSVSKSKDASVLPSKHRSSVLLFDDEDGQDNLFDTPAAKKQTSSLLTQSQKKTKPSEPPKKKASALLFSSDEEDQWHVTDSQTSSTSDKSKGEPRDPEPTHQEAKAVKKTSLFEEDDEDDLFAIAKDSQKKAQRASLLFEDDADSGSSLFGSPPTSVPPATTKKETVPEVPPLLFSDEEEKAAQSGVKPAAKKAGSAKGTSELGRTPAVEESGKEGSLNVPTQETAKNSDLFSSSSPLDKGTKSRTKTVLSLFDEEEDKTEDQSSFQALRKEVGKSPDPGTRPKSTGVFQDEELLFSHKLQKDNDPDVDLFSGTKKSRLLEPSVGSLFGDDEDDDLFSSAKSQPLIPEKKKVVKKDNSISSVKNQKHPESTQGIKEKDIWKSETPQDSPGPAPLKTKEPSPRIWKIQANLAINPAALLPPAAPQISGMKSILPESGAPSSEPGRMQSLDRVPTPPGSGEAGVSFDLPAQADTLHCANKTRVKVRGKRRPQTRAARHLAAQESTEAEDVGSPRGFVAQLTDGATSPDGRQPPLRAAGGAEEAVAAATPTWAGGPVPGMNRGPFVKSVGQPLEDDLFDSGDIFSKGIASQSAGRKAKVKAASSLANLAEGSKDRSPMFPALGETGSDDDLFQSIKPKPAKKTNPFPFLEDEDDLFTDQRGKKNGSKSNSQQDIISKAQDIFEDDIFATEANKPSQKTREKERTFDSNLFDDNIDIFADLTVKPKEKSKKKVEAKSIFDDDTDDIFSSGIQTKTTKSKSRSSQKVTESRSGQKVSNIFDDPLNAFGGQ; this is encoded by the exons ATG ATGAACCGGACCACCCCCGACCAGGAGCGAGCGCCGGCGTCCGAGCCCGTGTGGGAGCGTCCCTGGTCGGTGGAGGAGATCCGCAGGAGCAGCCAGAGCTGGTCGCTGGCGGCCGACGCGGGC ctactACAGTTTCTACAGGAATTTTCACAACAGACTATCTCTAGGACTCATGAAATCAAGAAACAGGTGGATGGACTAATTCGGGAGACTAAAGCCACAGATTGCCGCCTGCATAATGTCTTCAATGAGTTCCTTATGCTGTCTAATACCCAGTTCATTGAAAAC CGTGTATATGATGAGGAGGTGGAGGAGCCGGTGCTCAAGACTGAGGCGGAAAAACCAGAACAG GAAAAGACCCGGGAACAGAAAGAAGTAGATCTGATTCCTAAAGTCCAGGAGGCCGTGAACTACGGTTTACAGGTGTTGGACAGTGCGTTTGAGCAACTAGATATAAAAGCGGGAAACTCAGACTCTGAAGAAGATGATGCTAATGAGCGGCTAGAATTGATCCTTGAGCCAAAG GATCTGTACATTGACCGCCCCTTACCTTATTTAATTGGGTCAAAGCTGTTCATGGAGCAGGAAGATGTTGGTCTTGGAGAGCTTTCTAGTGAAG GTTCAGTAGGCAGTGATCGTGGGAGTAtcgcagacagtgaagaagagaaCGAGGAAGAG GAGTCAGATGAAGATTTTGCCAATCATAGTGACAATGATCAAAACCGG CACATTGCAACGATGAGTGATGAAGAAGAGGATGATGATGGTTGCGACATTTTTGCTGACtctgagaaggaggaggaagatgttGAAGACATGGAAGAAAACTCTAGGCCT AAAAGAAGCAGGCCTACATCATTTGCTGATGAACTGGCAGCTCGGATCAAAGGGGACGCCTCGAGCAGGATGGAAGGGGAGCGCACAG CCTTATCCCCAGGGGAAGCAAAACCTCAGAAGACgttgaaagagaagaaggaaaggaaaactcCCTCAGATG ATGAAGAAGATAACTTATTTGCACCCCCGAAGCTGACAGATGAAGACTTCTCGCCGTTTGGTTCTAGAGGCGGCCTGTTCAGTGGAGGGAagggactttttgatgatgaggATGAGGAG AGTGACCTCTTCGCAGAAGCCCCTCAGGATCGGGGAGCTCGAACCCCTGTTAATGAAG CATCTTCATCTTCTAAACCTGGAAAGAAAATCCCGGCAGGAgctgtttctgtatttttag GGGATACTGATGTGTTTGGTGCCACCTCTGCCCCGGCACCGAGGGAGCCCCAGAAGCACGAGCGGCCCCCTCCAGGGAAAAGCGCGTACGTCCCAGCGTCGGCTGGCCTCTTCGATGATGACGACGATGACGATGACTTTTTCTCGGCATCCCGTAGCAAACCTCCCAAGACAG ACAAAGTCGAGTCCACTGCCGGTATCTTTGACGATGAAGAAGGAGATCTGTTCAAAGAAAGAACAGTGGCTTTGCCAGAAGCTACTGTGAATCAGACAGATGAAAACAAAGCAAGAGCAGAAACAAAG GTTATGCTACCTTCCAGCAAAAATCTCAAGCTCTCGTCGGAAACAAAGACTCACAAAGGTTTATTTTCAGATGAGGAGGACTCTGAG gatttgttttcttctcaaagTGTGAGTAAGTCAAAAGATGCAAGTGTCCTGCCTAGCAAACACCGCAGCTCagtcttgctttttgatgatgaaGATGGACAG gataATCTTTTTGATACTCCAGCTGCTAAGAAGCAGACATCGTCTCTACTGACTCAgagccaaaagaaaacaaagccctCTGAGCCTCCCAAAAAGAAAGCATCTGCCTTACTGTTCAGCAGTGATGAGGAG GACCAGTGGCATGTTACTGACTCACAGACCAGCTCCACATCTGACAAGTCTAAAGGAGAACCTAGGGACCCTGAGCCCACCCACCAGGAGGCTAAGGCCGTGAAAAAGACCAGCCTGTTTGAGGAGGATGACGAGGATGACCTGTTTGCTATTGCCAAGGACAG CCAAAAGAAGGCCCAGAGAGCATCACTTCTGTTTGAAGATGATGCTGACAGCGGAAGCTCTCTGTTCGGCTCTCCTCCCACATCTGTTCCTCCTGCAACAACG AAAAAAGAGACTGTCCCTGAAGTACCGCCTTTGCTGTTCAGCGATGAGGAAGAAAAGGCGGCTCAGTCTGGAGTGAAACCTGCAGCTAAGAAGGCTGGGAGCGCCAAGGGGACCTCAGAACTTGGGAGAACTCCTGCGGTCGAGGAGTCAGGAAAG GAAGGATCTTTGAATGTACCTACTCAGGAAACAGCCAAGAactctgatttattttcttcatcatcCCCATTGGACAAAGGAACTAAAAGTAGAACCAAAACGGTTCTTAGCTTATTTGATGAGGAAGAGGATAAAACGGAAGATCAAAGCAGCTTCCAAGCTCTGAGAAAAGAAGTAGGAAAG AGTCCTGATCCTGGTACCCGCCCCAAGAGCACAGGTGTCTTTCAGGATGAAGAGCTCCTTTTTAGTCACAAGCTCCAAAAGGACAACGACCCAGATGTTGACCTTTTCTCTGGCACCAAAAAATCCAGG TTGTTAGAGCCCAGTGTTGGGAGCCTGTTTGGAGATGATGAAGACGATGATCTTTTCAGCTCTGCCAAGTCGCAGCCTTTG aTCCCAGAAAAGAAGAAGGTAGTGAAAAAAGACAACTCTATTTCCTCTGTCAAGAACCAGAAACATCCTGAGTCCACTCAGGGTATCAAAGAAAAAGACATATGGAAGTCGGAAACACCTCAG GACTCACCAGGTCCCGCTCCACTTAAAACCAAAGAGCCATCCCCTCGGATCTGGAAAATACAA GCAAATTTAGCGATCAACCCAGCAGCCTTGCTGCCTCCAGCAGCTCCCCAGATCTCTGGAATGAAGTCTATTTTGCCAGAATCTGGTGCTCCTTCGTCGGAACCTGGGAGGATGCAGAGTCTGGACCGTGTGCCCACTCCTCCTGGGAGTGGGGAGGCTGGTGTGAGCTTTGACCTTCCAGCTCAGGCAGATACCTTACACTGTGCGAACAAG ACCCGGGTCAAAGTGAGAGGGAAGCGCAGACCGCAGACGCGCGCAGCTCGACACCTGGCTGCCCAGGAGTCCACTGAGGCCGAGGATGTGGGTTCCCCCAGGGGATTTGTGGCACAGTTGACAGATGGTgccacatcaccagatggtcgtcAGCCACCGCTGAGGGCAGCTGGTGGAGCAGAAGAAGCAGTGGCAGCTGCCACTCCAACATGGGCAGGTGGTCCTGTGCCTGGAATGAACAGAGGCCCATTTGTGAAATCTGTGGGTCAGCCTCTTGAGGATGATCTGTTTGATTCTGGAGATATCTTTTCCAAGGGCATTGCATCTCAGTCCGCAGGAAGAAAAGCCAAGGTGAAGGCAGCCAGCAGCCTGGCCAACCTGGCAGAGGGAAGTAAAGACAGAAGCCCCATGTTCCCTGCTCTCGGTGAGACAGGCAGTGATGATGATCTCTTTCAGTCCATTAAACCAAAaccagcaaagaaaacaaatcctTTCCCTTTCCTAGAAGATGAGGACGATCTGTTTACAGACCAGAGAGGCAAGAAGAATGGGTCAAAATCCAACAGTCAACAGGATATTATCTCAAAAGCACAAGATATATTTGAG GATGATATATTTGCTACAGAAGCAAATAAACCCTCACAAAAAacgagagagaaggaaagaacatTTGACTCCAACTTGTTCGATGACAACATTGATATCTTTGCTGACCTAACtgtaaaaccaaaagaaaagtcCAAAAAGAAAGTGGAAGCTAAGTCTATATTTGACGATGATACAG
- the WASHC2A gene encoding WASH complex subunit 2A isoform X9, with amino-acid sequence MMNRTTPDQERAPASEPVWERPWSVEEIRRSSQSWSLAADAGLLQFLQEFSQQTISRTHEIKKQVDGLIRETKATDCRLHNVFNEFLMLSNTQFIENRVYDEEVEEPVLKTEAEKPEQEKTREQKEVDLIPKVQEAVNYGLQVLDSAFEQLDIKAGNSDSEEDDANERLELILEPKDLYIDRPLPYLIGSKLFMEQEDVGLGELSSEEGSVGSDRGSIADSEEENEEEESDEDFANHSDNDQNRHIATMSDEEEDDDGCDIFADSEKEEEDVEDMEENSRPKRSRPTSFADELAARIKGDASSRMEGERTALSPGEAKPQKTLKEKKERKTPSDDEEDNLFAPPKLTDEDFSPFGSRGGLFSGGKGLFDDEDEESDLFAEAPQDRGARTPVNEASSSSKPGKKIPAGAVSVFLGDTDVFGATSAPAPREPQKHERPPPGKSAYVPASAGLFDDDDDDDDFFSASRSKPPKTDKVESTAGIFDDEEGDLFKERTVALPEATVNQTDENKARAETKVMLPSSKNLKLSSETKTHKGLFSDEEDSEDLFSSQSVSKSKDASVLPSKHRSSVLLFDDEDGQDNLFDTPAAKKQTSSLLTQSQKKTKPSEPPKKKASALLFSSDEEDQWHVTDSQTSSTSDKSKGEPRDPEPTHQEAKAVKKTSLFEEDDEDDLFAIAKDSQKKAQRASLLFEDDADSGSSLFGSPPTSVPPATTKKETVPEVPPLLFSDEEEKAAQSGVKPAAKKAGSAKGTSELGRTPAVEESGKEGSLNVPTQETAKNSDLFSSSSPLDKGTKSRTKTVLSLFDEEEDKTEDQSSFQALRKEVGKSPDPGTRPKSTGVFQDEELLFSHKLQKDNDPDVDLFSGTKKSRLLEPSVGSLFGDDEDDDLFSSAKSQPLIPEKKKVVKKDNSISSVKNQKHPESTQGIKEKDIWKSETPQANLAINPAALLPPAAPQISGMKSILPESGAPSSEPGRMQSLDRVPTPPGSGEAGVSFDLPAQADTLHCANKTRVKVRGKRRPQTRAARHLAAQESTEAEDVGSPRGFVAQLTDGATSPDGRQPPLRAAGGAEEAVAAATPTWAGGPVPGMNRGPFVKSVGQPLEDDLFDSGDIFSKGIASQSAGRKAKVKAASSLANLAEGSKDRSPMFPALGETGSDDDLFQSIKPKPAKKTNPFPFLEDEDDLFTDQRGKKNGSKSNSQQDIISKAQDIFEDDIFATEANKPSQKTREKERTFDSNLFDDNIDIFADLTVKPKEKSKKKVEAKSIFDDDTDDIFSSGIQTKTTKSKSRSSQKVTESRSGQKVSNIFDDPLNAFGGQ; translated from the exons ATG ATGAACCGGACCACCCCCGACCAGGAGCGAGCGCCGGCGTCCGAGCCCGTGTGGGAGCGTCCCTGGTCGGTGGAGGAGATCCGCAGGAGCAGCCAGAGCTGGTCGCTGGCGGCCGACGCGGGC ctactACAGTTTCTACAGGAATTTTCACAACAGACTATCTCTAGGACTCATGAAATCAAGAAACAGGTGGATGGACTAATTCGGGAGACTAAAGCCACAGATTGCCGCCTGCATAATGTCTTCAATGAGTTCCTTATGCTGTCTAATACCCAGTTCATTGAAAAC CGTGTATATGATGAGGAGGTGGAGGAGCCGGTGCTCAAGACTGAGGCGGAAAAACCAGAACAG GAAAAGACCCGGGAACAGAAAGAAGTAGATCTGATTCCTAAAGTCCAGGAGGCCGTGAACTACGGTTTACAGGTGTTGGACAGTGCGTTTGAGCAACTAGATATAAAAGCGGGAAACTCAGACTCTGAAGAAGATGATGCTAATGAGCGGCTAGAATTGATCCTTGAGCCAAAG GATCTGTACATTGACCGCCCCTTACCTTATTTAATTGGGTCAAAGCTGTTCATGGAGCAGGAAGATGTTGGTCTTGGAGAGCTTTCTAGTGAAG AAGGTTCAGTAGGCAGTGATCGTGGGAGTAtcgcagacagtgaagaagagaaCGAGGAAGAG GAGTCAGATGAAGATTTTGCCAATCATAGTGACAATGATCAAAACCGG CACATTGCAACGATGAGTGATGAAGAAGAGGATGATGATGGTTGCGACATTTTTGCTGACtctgagaaggaggaggaagatgttGAAGACATGGAAGAAAACTCTAGGCCT AAAAGAAGCAGGCCTACATCATTTGCTGATGAACTGGCAGCTCGGATCAAAGGGGACGCCTCGAGCAGGATGGAAGGGGAGCGCACAG CCTTATCCCCAGGGGAAGCAAAACCTCAGAAGACgttgaaagagaagaaggaaaggaaaactcCCTCAGATG ATGAAGAAGATAACTTATTTGCACCCCCGAAGCTGACAGATGAAGACTTCTCGCCGTTTGGTTCTAGAGGCGGCCTGTTCAGTGGAGGGAagggactttttgatgatgaggATGAGGAG AGTGACCTCTTCGCAGAAGCCCCTCAGGATCGGGGAGCTCGAACCCCTGTTAATGAAG CATCTTCATCTTCTAAACCTGGAAAGAAAATCCCGGCAGGAgctgtttctgtatttttag GGGATACTGATGTGTTTGGTGCCACCTCTGCCCCGGCACCGAGGGAGCCCCAGAAGCACGAGCGGCCCCCTCCAGGGAAAAGCGCGTACGTCCCAGCGTCGGCTGGCCTCTTCGATGATGACGACGATGACGATGACTTTTTCTCGGCATCCCGTAGCAAACCTCCCAAGACAG ACAAAGTCGAGTCCACTGCCGGTATCTTTGACGATGAAGAAGGAGATCTGTTCAAAGAAAGAACAGTGGCTTTGCCAGAAGCTACTGTGAATCAGACAGATGAAAACAAAGCAAGAGCAGAAACAAAG GTTATGCTACCTTCCAGCAAAAATCTCAAGCTCTCGTCGGAAACAAAGACTCACAAAGGTTTATTTTCAGATGAGGAGGACTCTGAG gatttgttttcttctcaaagTGTGAGTAAGTCAAAAGATGCAAGTGTCCTGCCTAGCAAACACCGCAGCTCagtcttgctttttgatgatgaaGATGGACAG gataATCTTTTTGATACTCCAGCTGCTAAGAAGCAGACATCGTCTCTACTGACTCAgagccaaaagaaaacaaagccctCTGAGCCTCCCAAAAAGAAAGCATCTGCCTTACTGTTCAGCAGTGATGAGGAG GACCAGTGGCATGTTACTGACTCACAGACCAGCTCCACATCTGACAAGTCTAAAGGAGAACCTAGGGACCCTGAGCCCACCCACCAGGAGGCTAAGGCCGTGAAAAAGACCAGCCTGTTTGAGGAGGATGACGAGGATGACCTGTTTGCTATTGCCAAGGACAG CCAAAAGAAGGCCCAGAGAGCATCACTTCTGTTTGAAGATGATGCTGACAGCGGAAGCTCTCTGTTCGGCTCTCCTCCCACATCTGTTCCTCCTGCAACAACG AAAAAAGAGACTGTCCCTGAAGTACCGCCTTTGCTGTTCAGCGATGAGGAAGAAAAGGCGGCTCAGTCTGGAGTGAAACCTGCAGCTAAGAAGGCTGGGAGCGCCAAGGGGACCTCAGAACTTGGGAGAACTCCTGCGGTCGAGGAGTCAGGAAAG GAAGGATCTTTGAATGTACCTACTCAGGAAACAGCCAAGAactctgatttattttcttcatcatcCCCATTGGACAAAGGAACTAAAAGTAGAACCAAAACGGTTCTTAGCTTATTTGATGAGGAAGAGGATAAAACGGAAGATCAAAGCAGCTTCCAAGCTCTGAGAAAAGAAGTAGGAAAG AGTCCTGATCCTGGTACCCGCCCCAAGAGCACAGGTGTCTTTCAGGATGAAGAGCTCCTTTTTAGTCACAAGCTCCAAAAGGACAACGACCCAGATGTTGACCTTTTCTCTGGCACCAAAAAATCCAGG TTGTTAGAGCCCAGTGTTGGGAGCCTGTTTGGAGATGATGAAGACGATGATCTTTTCAGCTCTGCCAAGTCGCAGCCTTTG aTCCCAGAAAAGAAGAAGGTAGTGAAAAAAGACAACTCTATTTCCTCTGTCAAGAACCAGAAACATCCTGAGTCCACTCAGGGTATCAAAGAAAAAGACATATGGAAGTCGGAAACACCTCAG GCAAATTTAGCGATCAACCCAGCAGCCTTGCTGCCTCCAGCAGCTCCCCAGATCTCTGGAATGAAGTCTATTTTGCCAGAATCTGGTGCTCCTTCGTCGGAACCTGGGAGGATGCAGAGTCTGGACCGTGTGCCCACTCCTCCTGGGAGTGGGGAGGCTGGTGTGAGCTTTGACCTTCCAGCTCAGGCAGATACCTTACACTGTGCGAACAAG ACCCGGGTCAAAGTGAGAGGGAAGCGCAGACCGCAGACGCGCGCAGCTCGACACCTGGCTGCCCAGGAGTCCACTGAGGCCGAGGATGTGGGTTCCCCCAGGGGATTTGTGGCACAGTTGACAGATGGTgccacatcaccagatggtcgtcAGCCACCGCTGAGGGCAGCTGGTGGAGCAGAAGAAGCAGTGGCAGCTGCCACTCCAACATGGGCAGGTGGTCCTGTGCCTGGAATGAACAGAGGCCCATTTGTGAAATCTGTGGGTCAGCCTCTTGAGGATGATCTGTTTGATTCTGGAGATATCTTTTCCAAGGGCATTGCATCTCAGTCCGCAGGAAGAAAAGCCAAGGTGAAGGCAGCCAGCAGCCTGGCCAACCTGGCAGAGGGAAGTAAAGACAGAAGCCCCATGTTCCCTGCTCTCGGTGAGACAGGCAGTGATGATGATCTCTTTCAGTCCATTAAACCAAAaccagcaaagaaaacaaatcctTTCCCTTTCCTAGAAGATGAGGACGATCTGTTTACAGACCAGAGAGGCAAGAAGAATGGGTCAAAATCCAACAGTCAACAGGATATTATCTCAAAAGCACAAGATATATTTGAG GATGATATATTTGCTACAGAAGCAAATAAACCCTCACAAAAAacgagagagaaggaaagaacatTTGACTCCAACTTGTTCGATGACAACATTGATATCTTTGCTGACCTAACtgtaaaaccaaaagaaaagtcCAAAAAGAAAGTGGAAGCTAAGTCTATATTTGACGATGATACAG